In one Alnus glutinosa chromosome 12, dhAlnGlut1.1, whole genome shotgun sequence genomic region, the following are encoded:
- the LOC133851875 gene encoding cytochrome c oxidase subunit 5C, translating into MAGSRVAHATLKGPSVVKELCIGLALGLAAGSLWKMHHWNEQRKVRQFYDLLEKGEISVVAEE; encoded by the coding sequence ATGGCTGGCTCTAGGGTTGCTCATGCCACCTTGAAAGGACCAAGTGTTGTCAAGGAGTTATGCATTGGGCTGGCACTTGGTTTGGCAGCCGGTAGCCTCTGGAAAATGCATCACTGGAATGAGCAGAGGAAAGTGAGGCAATTTTATGACTTGTTGGAGAAGGGTGAGATTAGCGTTGTTGCCGAAGAATAA